The Gopherus flavomarginatus isolate rGopFla2 chromosome 4, rGopFla2.mat.asm, whole genome shotgun sequence genomic interval taatcacatgaatCCAGGAGCTAGAACTTTACATCAGATCTCACCAGATTTGTGATGACGTTTCAAGAGTTAGCAACATGAAGGTGGTGTGTAGGACTCCTGAGTTTTGCTCATGACAGTGCTGACTCACTCTGACCTGTGTTAAATAGGTTTACATCTGTCtcaatttccctatctgtaagCTAGGAATAATACGAACCTAGTTTAGCTAATGCTAATAAAGAGATCCTCAGACTAAAGGTCCTTTAGAAGGGCAAATTCAGAGCTGTCCTATTGCTTGAAGATCTTCTTTATGtgagaaagttgcactggtttaattaaaggtgtgattttaaaactgattttgttGAGCCAGTTCAAAAGGCTGTGTGAGCactcttaaaccaaaataaatctcAACACTGGGATTTGCACTGATTGGACCACATTGGTTTAAATAACTCATACATTAAACTGGTCCAGCTTTGTGGTATAGATGAGGTCTAGAGTGGATTGCTGAATAATTGGCAAATTCATTGTGTTAGTAGGCAATAGACAACAGCTGTGTGATTACCCATTCTCACATGTCCAGAAGCCTGCGGGTGACTCACGGAAGCAGGGTGCGTGAAGATGTCTTGGTAGTATAAGGATAGTGCAGCTTTTAGAAATTATTAAATAAGATGGGATGATGCAGAATATGTCTTCCATTTTATCATTGCGCTGACTCCAGGATCAGCACTCATGAAGTTCTCCTTCCTACTCTCATGATGGGTCATATGGGGCATACAGCATCACGACATGGACACAGAACACTAATGGAATTTTGTGGCTTAAATAAATATACTTCTGAGAACATTGCAGTTTTATTCGATCCAAATGCTGACTGTTCACAACAGTGTTCATATAAGCATAACAGGGCCAGATCATGATATCCTTACTTGTGTTGCATAGTACCTTGCACAGTGACCTTACTCCAAGAGGAGTTTATCCAGTATGTGCAATGGTACTGCAGTTTCGTCTGGGTTACTTGGTTTTGCTTAAATTAAGAGCCCGGGGCTCAAGTCTTTTAGGTTCTGTTCATGGCTCCATCTTGCTTTGCCGAGTGATCTTGGACAAAGAACTTAACTTACCAATTTGCTGGGCTTATAAAATTCAGTAACCACTTGGCCCTGTGCAAATAAGAAATTACCCTTTGGGAGTGGGATGGGCTGATTCTGACTCTGGGATGAAATAGTTCAGTTCTTCAaaatctttccccctccctccttaaGCTGGGTATTCTGTACAGTTAACTAAATATGTGTTAAGGATTTGCTTTCTTGAAAAGTGCATGTACAAAAATTCCATTTGCAAGCTTTGTGAGCCTTGGTTCTGACTGTGTTTTCTCCCTCAGGCATGACCCCTTTTATTGCtgtccaaatgaaatattttgagaatCGTATAGTTGGGGACATGGTGTGGTGGTGGGGATTGTAGGTTGGGGAAATGGAGGGTGAAAGAGGAGATGAGATTAGGGAAGGGAGGACGAAGGTGAAGGGAAAATGCATGTTGGGCACAGTTTTATGAATAGGCTTTTCTTTGGTTCTCCTTGCCGTAGCATCTGTCTGTAATGTGTGGAAGAAaaattgtggtggtggtgggcggGAGGTGTCTTCCATCTGGAAGACATCTGCTGGAGGTCTCATGAAGCCAGCAGTAAAATATCATTAGAGTTTCTTAAAATTATAGACAAAAGGTAGTGCACCCAACATGAAGTGACTCTACTTTGGATCTCACTGTAGGGAATAAATCACTGGACTGAAAGTTGGTGGTTACTTAGATCCCAATTATCATGTCCTGATTATATCCAATAAAGGGAAGCAGAAGACCATCTGAATGaacaaaaaatatatttgttgCTTCAAAAAGGGTAGCTTTCCAAAGGTGAGGAAAATTATGAGTGAAATTGACTGGGAGGaaaaatttagacagaaaaatgtgaatgaaaattggaTGTTCTTTAAGAAGCATTTTTATGTATCAAGAAAGGGGACAGCTTTGGCTAAAAGCTCATCTTGTGctgcaatcaaaaataaaaaaagctgtttaattacaaatggaaaaaaaaggaaatattgatAGCAGTCAATATTAATGAGAAGTTATGAAATGACAAAACTTGTCAGGGAAGCTAAAGACAGCAGGGGAAGATCCATGGCTGTCAGGGCTAAGGACAATGCGGGTTTTAAAATATactaggaacaaaagaaatcataGTAATAGTAAAGGCCCATTAATAGATGGAGATGataaaattattaataatgaAGAGAAGACAGAAGTGTTTAGTAAACATTTCGGTTTTTTATTTGGATAGAAGCAAGATGACGTACTCCTATCCTAAGGACTTTCCATTTCATTAGTAACCTCTAACCAGGGATGacgttaaacttttttttaaaatcagcaagccTGGAGAACTTGTAcccaagagtcctaaaagagctggctggggggaTGTCTGGCCCGTTGGCATTAATATTTAGTAAATCTTGGAATaccagggaaattccagaagacagaAGAGTGCTAATTTGTGCCTGTATTCAAAAAGGGCAAGAAGGAAGACCTTGGTAATTATAGGCCAGTTAGCCTGGCATCAGttccaggcaaaataatggaatcgCTGATTTGAGACTCGGGGGATAAGAATTATAGTatgggaatataattaatgccaggcaacatgattttatggaaaatagatcttgtgaAACacacctgatttcattctttgaggagatgacaagtttggctgataaaggtaattgTGTAGATGTAATATACTCAGATTTTGTAAGGTGTTTGATTTAATACTGCATCGTattctggttaaaaaaaacccaacgcTGTGCAGTATCAATAATGCACATGTTAAATGCATTGAGATCTTGCTAACTCAGATCTCAAAGAAGTCGGTGATAGGGCATCTTCTTGAATTGGGGTGTTGTGATGCTTTGGGGTTCAACTCAGACTGGTAAGGGGTTATGTCGCTGCCTGCCCTGCAACTCTGGGTACCTTAAATGCTGTcctgctgtggctcacagccctGACACCAAGAGCCAGCATACAAAGTGTATGTCTATGCAGCAaagaaaacctgcagctggcccgtgccaggctctaggaccctgcagggtAGGAGGGGTCCAGagcttgggctcaagcccaagcccggaagtctacacagcaatgaaacagcctcacAACCCAAGCCTCACgagctcaagtcagctggcatgggtcagcccCGGGTTTCTCTTTGCTGTATAGCCATATCCACGCTGGCTTTTACTGCCAGGCTCCTTTTTTTTTCAGTGACCCCAACACTCTCCCAATCCCAGATTTCCCCCAAACTGTATGCTGTTTAGTGTCCAGCCCTATTCCTGCCCATTTAAAGACGTTATTAGGTTTTCTGTTTCCTTAAAGAGACACTACCCAGCGGCTTATGTTAACTGGGGTTAACAAATACTCTATTTTAATCAAATCAGCAAATTGGTTTATTGTAAAAGTCATGGGTTTAAATGATAACAGGTATAAGGAGTAAGGAGAGAGAAGATTAGTTTTAGaagtgtatttttgtttgtttctaaagCTTAATTTCAGCAAATAATTTTTGCCTAAGCAGGTGTCTCACTTATCCTGAGATCCCAGAGTCTTCAACCCATTGGTTGAAGGACACAACATTCTGTGATTTCAGGAGCTCTGGCCTCTTTAGTCCCTCAAGAGATGAATGCCAAAAGGATTTTTCCCCTTCTTGGATCTTTCCAGAGTTCACTGACCTTGCTTCAAGAGGCACAAATGCTTCATCGGAGCACAGTCTCCATTCCCTGCAAGATCGTTTATTAGTCATCTCTCCCTACTTGCTCTCCTGATGCCTCTGTTTACGTTGCATAAAtgtgcctttatttttttttttttttattttgggtctTTGGTCACAGCTTGCTTAATTTACGTGAGACACACGTTCCTTGGTGTGGAACAGGCGTGGCTTAGGCACCGCTTACCaagtacattttaagaacatatttgcaGCACATCTCTATAAAGTCCTTTCTGGGTTTTACTGTACATACATcttgcaagaatattaatgatcagtgagttactGGTTTTCCAGTGATATACTGAAAAGGTCATGTTATTTATTATGTGCCACAACAGTGTGCCAGCTAATATTGGCGTGCTGTTAAAGTCCcaggtgtttctagtggggttctgcaggggctGGTTCTAGGCTTGATGCCATTCAAGaatttcatcaatgatctggaagtaaatataaaatttgtggatgacacaaagattggtagATAGTGATCAGGAGAGGGCAGTCATACAGAATGTTCTGGATCACTTGTAagctggtcccattgaagtaatCCAGCCAGTTGAAGGTCGTAGATACAGCAACAGAGTTTCCAGGCCATATGTACAGAATGAGGGACGGTAAGCTATAAAACAGTGACTCAGAAGGGGATTTAGGAGTAATAGTGGGCAAGccactgaacatgagctcctagtgcgATACTGTGGGGGAAGAAGGGTCAATGTGATCCTTAGGTGCATAGATGTGAGTAGTGAGGAGGAGTGGGGAAATTGGTGAGACCAGTGCTGggatagtgtgtccagttctggtgtctgcaTTTATAGAGGATGTTGTAAAATTGGATAggctgcagaaaagagccacaaaaatgactcTAGGGCTGGAGAAAACACCTTATAGTGAGAGATTTAAAGAGCACAGTCTGTTCAGTTTTTCAGAAGGAATTTTGAGAAGTGGCTTAATTTGTGTAAGTAGGGCCCAGTATTTCCACATGAAGGTAAAgagttctttaatctagcagggaaaggcataacaagaaccgaGCACTGGCCGCTGAAGCCaggcaaattcaaactggaaagaaGGCACAATTTTTAACCTTTAGGAtgattaactactggaacaagCTACCCAGGGAAGTGGCTTATTCTCAATAGCTTGATATCTTTTAATCAAGACTGGATGATTCTCTGCAAGTTATGCTTTAACCAAACACAAGTTATCGGGCTCAGTACAGAGTTAAATGGATGAAATTCAattgcctgtgatatacaggaggtcagactaaatgatctaattgttccttctggccttaaactctataaatctatgaaacaATGCCCCTGTACAATAGTGAAGTATTGTATTAgttgtacagatggagaactgaggcacggagagagaCCTTTACTCCTACTAGTTTGTGCTTTATTTCTCAAATAGTCCCATTAACTTTATTGAGTTGCTGTCCAACATGAGTAAGGGTAACAAGTATCTGGTCCTAAGtggcttgcccatggtcacacagaacGTTTGTCAGAGAGGAATTAGTTCAAGACTTCCTGACCAGTTCATTAACCACAAAGCAGTCCTTTTTCTGAGGGGTCAAGCATGATATGAGAATTAGAGCACTTGAAGCAGCTGTTACCAGAGTCAGTGCAAAAGGTGAAGGGGTGGGTTAGCTATGCAATGAAAGATCTCTCCTTGTTCCCAGGTCAAGCTTCAAATCTGATTGCATCTGGGGAGAACTGAAACCCATTAAGGGCAGCCCAAGAGGTAGCATTAGAGCTGCTGCCCCACATGATGCCCTCAAAGCAGGCTTCATCAGTTTGCTTGGATGGTTgagggatgtatgtgggggctgctggctctttctttctttccccttttctcaCATACTCCTGCTGTTTGTTTTCAAAATCCAGTGTTACTttggtaaaaaaaagaaaaaaaaagaagtacacctctacctcgatataacgcggtccttgggagacaaaaaatctcaccgcgttaTAGGCAAGACTGCGTTATATCAATCTTGCTTTCCCCCCCATCCCGCcccattccttgttccctgaccgccccctccagagacccccatccctaatcacccccaggatcccaccctctACCCAAACCCCCTGTCCCTtgtctgctctgacccctatctatctccccaccccctgacaggcactcacgggcagcggcgggaagcagagcagcccaatCCCAGTCTgctccaccctgccagctcccagccatggcactTCACTTCCTGCTGTCGGTGAGTgtggagaggttggggaaaggatgccctcccccccgcactcacctgcggcgggaagcggagtgaCGTGGCCCCATCCCGCTCCGCTTTCCTtgtcctggccccagctgtgtcgctggggggcggctggggaaaggtcctgcactcacctgcagcgggaagcagagcaccatggctggcggagcggagctggctgaggctgggctgctccgcttcccgccaccgGTGAGTGTGGGAAGGTTAGGGAAAGGACATCCTCTGCACTCACCGatggcaggaagcggagcgctgcggccccaggctgctccaccctgccacctcccagccgcgGCGCTCTGCTTTCTGCCACCAGTGAGTGCGGGTAGGTTGGGGAAGGGACGCCCCCTGTactcacctgtggcgggaagcgAAGCACTGCAGctaggagctggtggagtggagcgggctgaggctgggctgctctgcttctgccgctgctggtgagtgcgggggagatccctttccccaagccccctcccctgagcgacatggctggggccagggcgagggaagcagagcgggGATGCTCCTGGCCCCCGGCgaatcccctgggccactctgggactgtggggtccccaaaagtgccctcccacagctcttgCCCCCCTAGACCCTGGCGGAggagcccctgactgcccccgaaaccttctgccccttatcgaacccctcggtcccggcctggcccagcacccttaacacgctgtTCGGAGCAGTGCGTTGTGTGCGAACCCACATTATAGCatgtcgcgttatatcggggtagagtgtAGGTGTTTCCCCGTAAGTCTCACGGGAGTCCTGAGCATCTCTTTGTGACATAGGAGCTCAGTGTTCTAGGAAAGTTTTTGAGCAAGTGTTTTGGATCCCAGTTTTGGATACTTTCTATCTGCCTAGGAAATTGTGCTTTGGGGATCTTTTACTTTAATTTGACTTGCACACTAATCTGAATTAGCTTTGTGTATTTGTGGGTAAATGTCACACAACCATTAAACTAATCTGCCTGgttatatttatttaaacactAGATGTCAGTGTTGCGGTTTTAATATTTTACCAGAAAAGCTTTTTCTCAGAAATTTGCCGCTTTTAATCATCAAAATGTTCATTAATCCCATAATAAATTATTGTggctctcttctcttccctcccacctAACTTCTTAAATCATCACTCAGAGGAGCAAATGCTTACACAATGTACTTTGTAATAAATTCATTATAATGATGTATGCCCCATTGGACATCTTGAGGAATTAGTTGTAACAGGAAATGGTGCATGGTCCTGAACTCTTGTAACATTTCAGCTTGAGAGGAATTCTCTTAATGGTCGGGTATTCAGAAGCAGGGAATCTGACATCTTCCCTCTTTCTTCAGGTTCTGAGTGGAGTTCAGAGCTCCCAGAAGACAGTTTCTCTTCAGCGGGTGAAGTGATAGACGGTGACGATGAGGGTGAGGTGATGGCCCGCGGCAACATGGATGAAAATgaagcagaatcccaggctggtccAAGTGCGGGTTGGGCGGAGGCCATGGCCAAAGTGCTTAACAAAAAGATTCCCAAAAGTAAATCCGCCATATTGGTTAAAAGTAAAgagctggagaaggaaagagagaaagaaaaacaagagaAGCTAGAGAAAAAGAGGCAGGTGAGAAAGAGACAGTCTGTGATATCCCTGTGCAATACTGCCACACCAACACTTAGTGGGTGTTCCTGAGCTGGAGCACCCTGGTAGAGATGGAAGCTGCTGGTAGAGTGTTCTCCATGCGGACTCCTCAATTCAGAGCCATAACATGGGCATTTTTGCACCCAGGGTGAGCAAGCATATTTGCATCCCCTACTGTTTTTCCCCCCTTCATTTCTTCGCCCCATTTTTCCACCCTGGTAGCTATGTGCTCTGGTGACTGTCCGACTTACCCTGCCCTGGTTATGGCCCTGCCTCACCTTTGGGATGCATTCACTCTTTGATCTGAAATAGCCTGAATCTGCTGGCCTTCAGGACATGCTGAAGGCCTGTCTCTTTATCCATACAGGCTTTTGGGTCACAATAAGGTCTGGTGTTTGGCAATGGGAGTATTGTGATTGGAGTTTGCTCTCATTTTGGATTAAGTATGTGTTGTTGTGGGGGTGAAAAGCATCTACTGGTTCACTTTTCTTAAGACTATTTTCAATGTATGGTATAGGTGTGTTTTGGAGTGTTACGTTTATTTCCGTTTGTAAAGTTCCAATGTCTTAGTATTATAGAAGCTAGACACAAAAAAGTTGCCTTGGGCTACATTGTGCTGTGACTTAACTTCTGGGTGTAAATTGGAGTGGAGCTTGATTATCTGGTCTAGTGGATCATGCTGCCAGTTCAGTTTCTTTCCCAATGACTATTTTTTTCTCATGTTCTGCCTATGGTCATTTTAAACGTCCCAGGTTGTATGCAGTTTTGAAATTGTCAGGTGAATAAAACAAAATTGTGTAGCTAATTAAGTAGATTAGCTGCTTTTCCTATGAAGAATTGTgataaaaacagaaaattgaTGTACCTTGGTATTAAAAGTACAGAATAGAAACACTTTAGATGCCTTGGCCTAACAGTACTGTTTTAATGGGATGACCCAGTCAGCGGTTTGGTTAGCTGGGACATACTGTGGTGGCTGCAGCCCACTTTTTGAATACAGAGCATTACAGTAAGGAATCTAATCAGTTACTGTTCTTGCTGAATACCTGGTTTTATGTTGGGTACCACAAATTAGTGGTGGGCTGTGAGGCTGTAAACTGATTTGTTCACCCCTGGATAAACTTGAAAACAGTTTGCCTTTTATTAATTCCATGCTGATGGAAGCTAGAATAGCGTAATTCCTTTGATCAAAGGCCAGAGCATGGTCATAAACTCATGAATTCATAGTAGTCTGCCTGGAATGATAAAGATAAGGACTCTGTAATTTCATGAAAGAGTTTTTGTATGATGCAGACTTAATGTAAGATCCCTATGACTAGAACACTgttaaattgctttaaaaaaaatgctgctaaCTTGTCCCTGAAACAGAGGTGGGGAATACAACTTTCCACTATCATAGTGGAAATAAAAGCACTATTTACTGTGGCTGATGATGATGGCAGAAAATATGGTTGGGTTGGATTTTAAAACAGTGAGCTTTGTTTTATATCTCAGCTCTTTTTCAGTGGAAACAATGTTCTCCCTCTTTGGTCCAAATTCTTTCCTTTATagctttttttttgctgtgtcaTTGCTCATTACAAAATATAGTGAATTGTATGATAGTCTGTTCAGTGGAGAACATCAAGTAGTGTAGGCCCAAAATGTGACACACCTTTATTGGCAGGCCCTGAATATTTAACTTAAAGTTTCTGACTGCTGTGCTGGTCCTACACTGTGTGATGAAGAATATGATTTTTGGGGgtaagggagagggagaaggattcCTTTTTGAATCATTTTCTCCTAGTTGGCCACTCTCTTGCTGAAAAGGGGTGGGCTGAGTTTCCTCCCAGGCTCCGTTAATCCTTCCGGGTCACCCAGAAGATTTTCTGCAGAGGGAGTCTCAAGGGCTTTTTTACCTCCTGTGTGGACAAGAGGCTGTTTTGAGAATCTTGGCATCCTTGTGTGACTGTGGCAAACTTACCCCAGGACCTGTTGTCCAGCCCCATAAAAGTAATATTTAGAAGTTCCCCTTACCCTCATCCAAACTGAGTCCAAATGGTTTATCATTTTTGTCGTCTTACAGAATATCCTATCAAAGtgtgttacattttaaaatgcctaATGTTTTTTCACATAACAATATTTATACCCCAGCTTGATAAAAAGCGGGAGTGGGAAATGATGTGCAGAGTGAAGCCAGATGTTGCCAAAGACAGAGAAACGGAAAGAAATTTTCAGAGAATTGCCACGAGGTAAGAAAGTGTTTTTGTccgtttcatttttttaaatagatataaAAGCATGTGTGGGTAATCTGTTTCCAATCAAATTGAACTCTTAAGAAGTGACTAGTGGGAGCCAAGTGATTTATACCCAGGTTTGCCTTGTACAGTATTTAGTTCAACAAAAGATTTCAGAAgtcttataagaacataagaatttaGACAGAATATAACATAAGTGTTTGCCCAGCATGAGTGCTGTGCCTGAGCTCTTCGTTTTGTTAATTCTGtacttaaaaatatatagatcaatcacatctaccacttcctttttttttttttttctctctatgaAGAGTTCACCAAATTCATTGTTCTTGTGATCAGATTACTATTTCGTGTTACCCTAGTGCGGTACCACGTGTCTTTGGCATAACGCATTGCTGGTGTTCTCTctatatttacttttattttgctgGGGTCACTCTGATgctccttcccctttccatcttGATATGTGCGAGTGGCATGCGACAgattttgggggggaaggagcATTGTCCTGTGGTTGACTCCAGCACTTTGTACCATCCTTCAGCAACTTGATGTGGCTGCTGAATAACCTGTTAAGAACTCTTGCTCTAGTTCAGTTATGCATGTGCGTAGCCCCATTGATTTCTCTGGGACTGtttatgtgcttaagtaccttgctgaattgggtccTATAGCGGTAGATGTCTATCTGGTTCATAGCAGCAGGTGTGAAGAAAGAGTTGAATGCTGGAAGTCTGAGGTGCATTATGATTACTTACTCTTTAGCTGTGCGAGAGCGTTAAGTCACTGTTTTTGAGAACAGTAGCTAATGGTCTTTTTAGCATTTGCACCAGCACAAtgttttttggtgtgtgtttcTGTAATGACAACCTGATGCAAAATgcaatattttctttctctttaaccCTAGGGGTGTTGTGCAATTATTTAACGCTGTCCGGAAACACCAAAAGAACATTGATGAGAAAGTGAAAGAAGCAGGGAATTCCAATAGGAAGCGTGCTAAACTGATGTCATCTGTTACGAAGAAAGACTTCATCAATATGCTCAGAGAGAGTGAAGGAGCTAAAAGAGAACAAAGTACTTCTGGGAAGACCCTGAAAAGCAAACAGGTAGGCATGGTCTTGCTGAATTTACACGAGGGGTTCTCTTAGTGTAATTGTTTGTTCTGGTTTTATTTGATGGTGTGTAAATACTTCTGCCctttagcacagtggttctcagagtctgatttttgtgtgtggactAGTTAGGCAGAAAATGAGCCTCGCTAGACCCATCTCCCCTCCATCCTAATCTTTAGTCCATTCTGTGAAGCTCAAGGTAGACTTTTTGGTAATCCATTGATCACAGTGAGTACATTTTGCTTTAGTGATATGTAAAAATTGAACTCATACTTGGTATATAATCAGAGATCGTAATAGAAACTATAGGACTGGAATAGCTTGTAACTTGATTTGAAGTCTCAAATACAGTAGTAAATGGCAGGGACTTTCCTGTGATAACATGTGGCACTGACCTGTTCAACTTATgcattcacacaggtagtctCTTTGTGCTCTCTTGCTCTGAAGTAATTATCGAACCTGAAATTGAAACGTTTTGACACAGGTGTGAGGGTGATATATTACTATATTGGCAGGCAATAATAAGGGTATTTAGAGACTTTAATAAAGATCAGATGTGGGGGGTTTTGTTCACTTAATTGTGTGCACGCTATCCAGGTTGCAGAGTTGGTTAGGACATTATGCATTTCTCTTTCCAAGAGTTATCAAACAAAATCACATGGTCATTACAAACAGATACTGGAGTGACACAGATTTTTTGGATCTGCCAACCCTTGGACTAATCCTGTGAACCCTTCAAGTATCTAGGGTTTAATAACAAGTTGCTCAGACTTTTCTCTTGCTCTCTGAAATTTCAGAAGCTGCCCCATTTTTAAGCATATTTGTGCTTGTGTTTGAACTTTATGCTTGGTAGTGGGTGGAATACTTCTCTTGGCTCAGATCCGCACAAACTAACTAAGTGCTTTTGTGTGCCAGGAAGAAATACTTTAATCAGTTGAGAGACAACAGTTTGTcatatgttttttgtttgtgtgcatTTAGGCAGCATGTTGAAACACTCCATGGCATGAAAAGCACTTAAAAATTTCACTCAAGTGTAGtaagaaagtatttttaaaactctttggGTAATTAGAGCAAGTTAATTTGATGCTGACACTTTAATTTTCTTAATCTGTGTAGCTTGCTTGATTTcaagtagcaaaaaaaaaaaaaaaaaagctggtatAACAGCAATGCCCACTAGTGCTGCTGTGGCTAAGGGTCTGACAATATTTATAACTCTGTGGTCGAAGGAGATTGTACATTACCTGCAAAAATAGGGCAGGCTGAGATTGGGCCAATAGATGgggaactattttttttttttaatgtcttatcAAATTGTGGAGCGGCAGTTTTCTTCTAGTGACGGAGTCACAAAATGTAGGTTTCAAGTACCTCTTTGTGTCCTTATATATACTAGAATGACTGATTCTGGAGGAGTCACCATGGGTGTGTTCGTTTTCtggtgctttggaaaatcagATATAATTCTTTGGATGCTGAATGGTGGTTTGTCTTTTTTCTAGCTTTAGATCTTATGTCGCCATTTTCCCCATCTGAACAAATTTACCAAGTCCAGGACTTCCTGAGGTGGGGCATGAAATCTGGGGGTTGTGCAGCTTGAATTTGGGACCAAATTTGCCTTTTTATAACAGCAATATCGTCTCTGTAGATATCCCAGTTCTTCTCTTCCCATCATTTCCTTTTGTCACCACGGTCCTACAGCCAGGACTGAACGAAGTCTGGAACTTTTTTCAAGCTGCTCTTAATCAAGGCTTGTTTTCTCTTGCCAACTTAGCTCTCTCATAGCTCACTAGTTATGGACACTCCCAGCTCGAACCTTGGTGAGAGAGACTGAGACAGGTATCTAAACCTAGGTTTTCTCCTTAGTATGACACAAACATTTCTGCCACTGAACAGGACTTATATCTTTTCTCACATCATACCTTGCTGTTTGGAGTTTGTGGATCTTTTGAGGGATTTTGAGTTGTATATTGGAAAGAGCAGGAGATTTTTAGCTTGTGTGAAAGGTCTGTAGGCA includes:
- the RRP15 gene encoding RRP15-like protein — encoded protein: MAAAMEVPRGVGAAADSAEESGSEWSSELPEDSFSSAGEVIDGDDEGEVMARGNMDENEAESQAGPSAGWAEAMAKVLNKKIPKSKSAILVKSKELEKEREKEKQEKLEKKRQLDKKREWEMMCRVKPDVAKDRETERNFQRIATRGVVQLFNAVRKHQKNIDEKVKEAGNSNRKRAKLMSSVTKKDFINMLRESEGAKREQSTSGKTLKSKQGEVKPDEEPAWNILRDDFMMGASMKDWDKESDRESFTGQDGLRQDSESD